A single Brevundimonas sp. SL130 DNA region contains:
- a CDS encoding replicative DNA helicase, whose protein sequence is MNAFAPMPFSSSPMDSSGVASMPHNLEAEQALLGALMFDNGVFERLSDRLRGPHFYEPFHQRLFEAIEDHIRQGMLAEPTILMERFKQDPAFQEFGGLRYFADLVDRAPPAANAPDYARVVYDTALRRDLIRIGGEIIKEAPNPETPADEQIEQAEQTLYSLAETGKPSSGFVSFSHALSGAVQMAAEAYQREGKLAGLATGLNDLDRKLGGLHPSDLLILAGRPSMGKTALATNMAFNVARAYQWEPTPEGRKTVNGGVVAFYSLEMSAEQLAMRILADASGVSSDKLRKGEIDASDFGKLRDAAVEIGESPLYIDDTGGLSMSKLAARARRLKRMEQGLDLIIVDYLQLITTGNAGGQKNRVQEVSEITGGLKALAKELSVPIIALSQLSRQVEQREDKRPQLSDLRESGSIEQDADCVMFVYRESYYLGRAEPREGTEEHLQWQQDMDRLQGQAEVVIGKQRHGPIGIVKLAFDADTVRFGNLAHGYEEVSYE, encoded by the coding sequence GGCGTGTTCGAAAGACTCAGCGACCGCCTGCGCGGCCCGCATTTCTACGAGCCCTTCCATCAGCGCCTGTTCGAGGCGATCGAGGACCATATCCGCCAGGGCATGCTGGCCGAACCGACGATCCTGATGGAGCGGTTCAAACAGGATCCGGCCTTCCAGGAATTCGGCGGCCTGCGCTATTTCGCCGATCTGGTCGACCGCGCCCCACCGGCCGCCAACGCGCCGGACTATGCGCGGGTGGTCTATGACACGGCCCTGCGCCGCGACCTGATCCGCATCGGCGGCGAGATCATCAAGGAGGCGCCCAATCCCGAGACGCCGGCCGACGAACAGATCGAACAGGCCGAACAGACCCTGTATTCGCTGGCCGAAACGGGCAAGCCGTCGTCCGGTTTCGTCAGCTTTTCCCACGCCTTGTCCGGCGCCGTTCAGATGGCGGCCGAAGCCTATCAGCGCGAAGGCAAGCTGGCGGGGCTGGCCACCGGCCTGAACGACCTCGACCGAAAACTGGGCGGGCTGCACCCGTCCGACCTTTTGATCCTCGCCGGCCGTCCGTCGATGGGCAAGACGGCGCTCGCCACCAACATGGCCTTCAACGTGGCCCGCGCCTATCAGTGGGAACCGACGCCGGAGGGCCGCAAGACGGTCAATGGGGGCGTCGTGGCCTTTTACTCGTTGGAAATGAGCGCCGAACAGCTGGCCATGCGGATCCTGGCCGACGCCTCGGGCGTGTCCTCGGACAAGCTGCGCAAGGGCGAGATCGACGCTTCGGACTTCGGCAAGCTGCGCGACGCGGCGGTCGAGATCGGCGAGAGCCCCCTGTACATCGACGACACCGGCGGCCTGTCCATGTCCAAACTGGCCGCACGGGCGCGACGCCTGAAGCGGATGGAGCAGGGACTGGACCTGATCATCGTCGACTACCTGCAACTGATCACAACCGGCAATGCCGGCGGCCAGAAGAACCGGGTCCAGGAAGTGTCCGAGATCACCGGCGGCCTGAAGGCCCTGGCCAAGGAACTGTCGGTGCCGATCATCGCCCTGTCGCAGCTGTCGCGTCAGGTGGAACAGCGCGAAGACAAACGGCCACAACTGTCCGACCTACGCGAATCCGGCTCGATCGAGCAGGACGCCGACTGCGTGATGTTCGTCTATCGCGAAAGCTACTACCTGGGCCGGGCCGAGCCGCGCGAAGGCACCGAGGAACACCTGCAATGGCAGCAGGACATGGACCGGCTGCAAGGCCAGGCCGAGGTCGTCATCGGCAAACAACGCCACGGCCCCATCGGCATCGTCAAACTGGCCTTCGACGCCGACACCGTCCGCTTCGGCAACCTGGCGCACGGCTATGAGGAAGTCAGCTACGAATAG